In the genome of Eggerthella sp. YY7918, one region contains:
- a CDS encoding NAD(P)-binding protein: MSMILIDERSKADAKIVELSEAYARRVEAMPPGTCPIAVQAGLLETSAAQTCGKCTPCREGIPRIKALLDKVLRYEADRSDVAEIAKRARLLRDTADCAVGYDAGAQVLKGLESFADEYECHISKATCDAGTRQTVPCVTECPAHVNVPAYISLVQEGDCAGAVKMIRKDNPFPTACALVCEHPCEAHCRRTMIDAPLNIRGIKKFAVDTVGADKVSTPACAEPTGKRVAVIGGGPSGMTCAYYLALMGHEVQVYESRKKLGGMMRYGIPAYRFPRERLDEDIRAILGAGSIQVDYEHAVDAEEMCKIAGWYDAVYVAIGAQGGKTLDIEGADATGVMSAVDLLGKIGDDEYPDFSGKKVVVVGGGNVAMDCARTSVRAGAESVTVAYRRRLEDMTALPEEVEAAIAEGVEMLTLQAPVRIEADAGGNARALVVQPQRIGAVKRGRPAPVAAAKPEETIEADIVLIAVGQAIESAPFEEFGMPADRTYFEADGYLRSKGHENVFVGGDCQTGPKTVIMAIAAGKTAARNIDTYLGFEHELDCGAEVPPARPNDRTAYGRVNIAERPARDRKGDFDYVELPMSAEEAAQECGRCLRCDHYGVGALNGKGLGQW; this comes from the coding sequence ATGTCAATGATTCTGATTGACGAGCGCTCGAAGGCCGATGCCAAGATCGTCGAGCTCTCCGAGGCCTACGCGCGCCGCGTCGAGGCCATGCCTCCCGGCACGTGCCCCATTGCAGTGCAGGCGGGCCTGCTCGAGACCAGCGCTGCCCAGACCTGCGGCAAGTGCACGCCCTGCCGCGAGGGCATCCCGCGCATCAAGGCCCTGCTCGACAAGGTACTCCGCTACGAGGCCGACCGCTCCGACGTGGCAGAGATCGCCAAGAGGGCGCGCCTGCTCAGGGACACGGCGGACTGCGCCGTCGGATACGATGCCGGAGCACAGGTGCTCAAGGGCCTCGAGTCCTTCGCGGACGAGTACGAGTGCCACATCTCCAAGGCGACCTGCGACGCCGGCACCCGCCAGACCGTGCCCTGCGTCACCGAGTGCCCCGCCCACGTCAACGTCCCCGCCTACATCTCCCTGGTGCAGGAGGGCGACTGCGCAGGCGCTGTCAAGATGATCCGCAAGGACAATCCCTTCCCCACTGCATGCGCCCTGGTTTGCGAGCATCCCTGCGAGGCACACTGCCGCCGCACCATGATCGACGCGCCGCTCAACATCCGCGGCATCAAGAAGTTCGCCGTCGACACCGTCGGCGCCGACAAGGTCTCCACCCCCGCGTGCGCCGAGCCCACGGGCAAGCGCGTGGCCGTCATCGGCGGCGGGCCCAGCGGCATGACCTGCGCCTACTACCTCGCGCTCATGGGACACGAGGTCCAGGTCTACGAGTCCCGCAAGAAGCTCGGCGGCATGATGCGCTACGGCATCCCCGCCTACCGCTTCCCCCGCGAGCGCCTGGACGAGGACATCCGCGCCATTCTCGGCGCCGGCAGCATCCAGGTGGACTACGAGCATGCGGTCGACGCTGAGGAGATGTGCAAGATCGCCGGCTGGTACGACGCCGTCTACGTTGCCATCGGCGCCCAGGGGGGCAAGACCCTGGACATCGAGGGCGCAGACGCGACGGGCGTCATGTCCGCGGTCGACCTGCTGGGCAAGATCGGCGACGACGAGTACCCGGACTTCTCCGGCAAGAAGGTCGTGGTCGTGGGCGGCGGCAATGTCGCCATGGACTGCGCCCGCACCTCCGTGCGAGCAGGAGCGGAGAGCGTCACCGTGGCGTACCGCCGCAGGCTCGAGGACATGACGGCGCTCCCCGAGGAGGTCGAGGCCGCCATCGCCGAGGGCGTCGAGATGCTCACCCTGCAGGCTCCCGTGCGCATCGAGGCCGACGCGGGCGGAAACGCGAGGGCCCTCGTGGTCCAGCCCCAGCGCATCGGCGCGGTCAAGCGCGGCCGCCCCGCCCCCGTCGCAGCGGCAAAGCCCGAGGAGACCATCGAGGCCGACATCGTCTTGATCGCAGTCGGCCAGGCCATCGAGAGCGCCCCCTTCGAGGAGTTCGGCATGCCGGCGGACAGGACCTACTTCGAGGCAGACGGCTACCTGCGCTCGAAGGGCCACGAGAACGTCTTCGTCGGCGGCGACTGCCAGACCGGCCCCAAGACGGTCATCATGGCGATCGCAGCCGGCAAGACCGCCGCTCGCAACATCGACACATACCTCGGCTTCGAGCACGAGCTCGACTGCGGTGCAGAGGTTCCGCCGGCAAGGCCCAACGATCGCACCGCCTACGGCCGCGTGAACATCGCCGAGCGCCCGGCTCGCGATCGCAAGGGAGACTTCGACTACGTAGAACTGCCCATGAGCGCCGAGGAGGCCGCTCAGGAATGCGGCCGCTGCCTACGCTGCGACCACTACGGCGTGGGCGCGCTTAACGGAAAGGGGTTGGGGCAATGGTAA
- a CDS encoding ferredoxin ydiT, producing MSPNITVNVSEYIAANKYNVDEENVHIGFCNDDIDQLDDAEFGKLVRVCPAALYKVGPDGRKSFDYAGCLECGTCRIACEGSILSKWENPKPMMGVVYRFG from the coding sequence ATGAGCCCGAACATCACTGTCAACGTGAGCGAGTACATCGCCGCCAACAAGTACAACGTGGACGAGGAGAACGTCCATATCGGCTTTTGCAACGACGACATCGACCAGCTCGACGACGCCGAGTTCGGCAAGCTGGTCCGCGTGTGCCCCGCCGCCCTCTACAAGGTTGGCCCCGACGGCCGCAAGTCCTTCGACTACGCCGGCTGCCTCGAGTGCGGCACCTGCCGCATCGCATGCGAGGGGAGCATCCTGTCCAAGTGGGAGAACCCCAAGCCCATGATGGGTGTCGTCTACAGGTTCGGCTAG
- a CDS encoding FAD-dependent oxidoreductase has product MEERDFDIIVVGCGCAGAIAAYVAAKRGKSVLVVERGEYAGAKNMTGGRIYAHSLRRVIDEYAGGEIAWEDIPFERRITHERIAIMDPESNLTLDFTSRELGMEGQDSYSVLRGDFDQWLMGICEDAGCDIIPGIAVEELLKDEAGNVIGIRAGEDDITAYVTIIAEGCNSLLTERGLGARRPKPNEMAVGIKEVFQLPAETIESRFLCKEGEGAAMLFVGDCTHGNVGGGFLYTNKESISLGLVATIENLSKSDTTIYQALEDFKNHPAVAPIIRGAKVVEHSGHMVPEGGYNMIPKLVHPGALVAGDAAMLCMNLGYVVRGMDLAVASGQIAAEAACDAIDRQDVSAAGLSSYESKLRDSFVIKDLETFKDWPHTMESWDRLFTEYPKMVSEIFNSMFVVDGTPSQPLRKRLMPIIKKRGLFKLLKEVKGALMSL; this is encoded by the coding sequence ATGGAGGAACGCGACTTCGACATCATTGTCGTCGGATGCGGCTGCGCGGGCGCCATCGCTGCTTATGTTGCGGCAAAGAGGGGCAAGAGCGTCCTCGTTGTCGAGCGCGGCGAGTACGCCGGCGCCAAGAACATGACCGGCGGTCGCATCTACGCGCACTCGCTCAGGCGTGTCATCGACGAGTACGCAGGCGGCGAGATCGCCTGGGAGGACATCCCGTTCGAGCGCAGGATCACCCATGAGCGCATCGCTATCATGGACCCCGAGAGCAACCTGACCCTTGACTTCACCAGCCGCGAGCTCGGCATGGAGGGCCAGGACAGCTACTCTGTCCTGCGAGGCGACTTCGACCAGTGGCTCATGGGCATCTGCGAGGACGCCGGATGCGACATCATCCCCGGAATCGCCGTCGAGGAGCTGCTCAAGGACGAGGCCGGCAACGTGATTGGCATCCGCGCCGGCGAGGACGACATCACCGCCTATGTCACCATCATCGCCGAGGGGTGCAACAGCCTGCTCACCGAGCGCGGCCTGGGCGCCAGGCGCCCCAAGCCCAACGAGATGGCAGTCGGCATCAAGGAGGTCTTCCAGCTCCCGGCAGAGACCATCGAGTCTCGCTTCCTGTGCAAGGAAGGTGAGGGCGCGGCCATGCTCTTCGTGGGCGACTGCACCCACGGAAACGTGGGAGGCGGCTTCCTCTACACCAACAAGGAGTCGATCAGCCTGGGCCTCGTGGCCACCATCGAGAACCTCAGCAAGTCTGACACCACCATCTACCAGGCCCTTGAGGACTTCAAGAACCACCCTGCCGTCGCCCCCATCATCCGCGGCGCCAAGGTCGTCGAGCACTCCGGCCACATGGTGCCCGAGGGCGGCTACAACATGATCCCCAAGCTAGTGCACCCGGGCGCCCTTGTGGCAGGCGACGCGGCCATGCTTTGCATGAACCTGGGCTACGTCGTCCGCGGCATGGACCTGGCGGTGGCGTCCGGCCAGATCGCGGCAGAGGCGGCATGCGACGCCATCGACAGGCAGGACGTCTCGGCGGCGGGCCTTTCCTCCTACGAGTCAAAATTGAGGGATTCCTTCGTCATCAAGGACCTGGAGACCTTCAAGGACTGGCCCCACACCATGGAGAGCTGGGATCGCCTCTTCACCGAGTACCCCAAGATGGTCAGCGAGATCTTCAACTCCATGTTCGTCGTGGATGGCACCCCGTCCCAGCCCCTGCGCAAGCGCCTCATGCCCATCATCAAGAAGCGAGGCCTCTTCAAGCTGCTCAAGGAAGTGAAGGGAGCGCTGATGTCACTATGA
- the dznr gene encoding NADP(H)-dependent daidzein reductase — translation MKNKFYPKTFERGYIGNLEVENRAIRMPMGTELGNPDGSPSWASFKAYAEAADGGTGIVFMDNAGVTQFHHVGLSLASDNYIGPMSVLAKTIKQHGAIPGLQIVHPGRDAAFVRGDDLISSSRIQWEPWYENGGAVPRELTIEEIHDFVGYFGDCALRAQTAGFEIVDVHAACGVLLSNFLSPRNNTRNDMYGGSLHNRARFLLEVIRDIKKKCPNLPLAIRLSGIDFEPDGITIEETCEVAKMCEAAGADAINITWGSHAEVINAAGLLSKHGANHVEAAKMIKDAVSIPTMLCGGIYSPEIGEKLLEDGVCDFIGIGKPALADPMWAKKAAEGRPEDIRPCIGCGVGCHDRGMLSGGVVQCAVNAALYKFDEPVYPQAEVPKKVIIIGAGPAGCEAAITAKKCGHDVTIYEKRKIGGVLKEATVSDSKEDLGRLITYYETQLKKEGIEVIYEEATADTVVAGGFDVAIVACGATVRNLNIDGQDDPSVVYAMDFLDNDCKSDADRVVVVGGGIVGAETALILAEERGKDVTITTRSPEFFVPGVMGIAYMVRLGMAGVTIKPSTQLVAVKDGKPMFAGPRGLETLDVDQTIISSGFVPTFNQFRAQIEEKCEDVRVIGIGDCKASRMVMDAVHEGYLAGCNL, via the coding sequence ATGAAGAACAAGTTCTATCCGAAGACCTTCGAGCGCGGCTACATCGGCAACCTAGAGGTCGAGAACCGAGCGATCCGCATGCCGATGGGCACCGAGCTGGGCAACCCGGACGGCTCTCCCAGCTGGGCCTCCTTCAAGGCGTACGCTGAGGCTGCCGACGGTGGAACCGGCATCGTGTTCATGGACAACGCCGGCGTGACCCAGTTCCACCATGTCGGACTGTCCCTGGCCAGCGACAACTACATCGGCCCCATGTCCGTCCTCGCAAAGACCATCAAGCAGCACGGGGCCATCCCCGGCCTGCAGATCGTCCACCCGGGCCGCGACGCGGCGTTCGTGCGCGGTGACGACCTGATCTCCTCTTCCCGCATCCAGTGGGAGCCCTGGTACGAGAACGGCGGCGCTGTTCCCCGCGAGCTCACCATCGAGGAGATCCACGACTTCGTCGGTTACTTCGGCGACTGCGCACTCCGCGCGCAGACCGCGGGCTTCGAAATCGTCGACGTCCACGCGGCATGCGGCGTCCTGCTGAGCAACTTCCTCTCGCCGCGCAACAACACCCGTAACGACATGTACGGCGGAAGCCTGCACAACCGCGCCCGCTTCCTGCTCGAGGTCATCCGCGACATCAAGAAGAAGTGCCCCAACCTCCCGCTGGCTATCCGACTCTCCGGCATCGACTTCGAACCGGACGGCATCACCATCGAGGAGACCTGCGAGGTCGCCAAGATGTGCGAGGCAGCCGGTGCGGACGCCATCAACATCACCTGGGGTTCCCATGCAGAGGTCATAAACGCGGCCGGCCTGCTCTCCAAGCACGGCGCCAACCACGTCGAGGCAGCGAAGATGATCAAGGACGCTGTTAGCATCCCCACCATGCTGTGCGGCGGCATCTACTCCCCCGAGATCGGCGAGAAGCTGCTCGAGGACGGCGTCTGCGACTTCATCGGCATCGGCAAGCCCGCGCTCGCCGACCCCATGTGGGCCAAGAAGGCAGCTGAGGGGCGTCCTGAGGACATCAGGCCCTGCATCGGTTGCGGCGTCGGCTGCCATGACCGCGGCATGCTCTCCGGCGGCGTCGTCCAGTGCGCCGTCAACGCGGCCCTGTACAAGTTCGACGAACCCGTCTACCCGCAGGCTGAGGTTCCCAAGAAGGTCATCATCATCGGCGCAGGCCCCGCTGGCTGCGAGGCTGCCATCACCGCGAAGAAGTGCGGCCATGACGTCACCATCTACGAGAAGCGCAAGATCGGTGGCGTTCTGAAGGAGGCTACCGTCTCCGACAGCAAGGAGGACCTCGGCCGCCTCATCACCTACTACGAGACCCAGCTCAAGAAGGAGGGCATCGAGGTCATCTACGAGGAGGCCACTGCAGACACCGTTGTAGCCGGCGGCTTCGACGTCGCCATCGTCGCCTGCGGCGCCACCGTGCGCAACCTCAACATCGACGGCCAGGACGACCCCTCCGTCGTGTACGCGATGGACTTCCTGGACAACGACTGCAAGAGCGATGCCGACAGGGTCGTCGTTGTCGGCGGTGGCATCGTGGGCGCCGAGACCGCGCTGATCCTCGCGGAGGAGCGGGGCAAGGATGTCACCATCACCACCCGCTCCCCGGAGTTCTTCGTCCCCGGCGTCATGGGCATCGCCTACATGGTTCGCCTGGGTATGGCGGGAGTCACGATCAAGCCCTCCACCCAGCTCGTCGCCGTCAAGGACGGCAAGCCCATGTTCGCCGGCCCCCGCGGCCTGGAGACCCTGGACGTCGACCAGACAATCATCTCCTCTGGCTTCGTCCCGACCTTCAACCAGTTCCGCGCCCAGATCGAGGAGAAGTGCGAGGACGTCAGGGTCATCGGCATCGGCGACTGCAAGGCCTCCCGCATGGTCATGGACGCTGTCCACGAGGGCTACCTCGCTGGCTGCAACCTGTAG
- the ddr gene encoding dihydrodaidzein reductase, giving the protein MAQEVKVPKMPGAPVFGKWISPEESVGQRLKGKKILLTGTTKGVGRVTQELLCAHGAFVCGSGRTPGVAASVADELKAKGYQAAGMDVDLSDYDAVKKWVEECAELMGGIDVVINNASHPGMAPFGEMTPEIWNYGVKNELDLVYNVCNCAWPYLQKADGASIIITSSTVGLQGSNSPQACHAACKGACLSLARQLAAEGGPFGIRCNSVTPGLVWTEAMSNIPKEMASGLVAAQTTQQAVDPMDIAYAYLFLASDESRQITAANIPVDGGCAGAVTGGMQGEIEV; this is encoded by the coding sequence ATGGCACAGGAAGTCAAAGTCCCCAAGATGCCCGGCGCACCCGTGTTCGGCAAGTGGATCTCCCCCGAGGAGTCCGTCGGCCAGCGCCTGAAGGGCAAGAAGATCCTGCTCACCGGCACCACCAAGGGCGTCGGCAGGGTCACCCAGGAGCTGCTGTGCGCACACGGCGCCTTCGTCTGCGGCTCCGGCCGCACCCCCGGCGTGGCAGCCTCCGTCGCCGACGAGCTGAAGGCCAAGGGCTACCAGGCCGCCGGCATGGACGTCGACCTGTCTGACTACGACGCCGTGAAGAAGTGGGTTGAGGAGTGCGCCGAGCTCATGGGCGGCATCGACGTCGTCATCAACAACGCGTCCCACCCCGGCATGGCCCCCTTCGGCGAGATGACCCCGGAGATCTGGAACTACGGCGTCAAGAACGAGCTCGACCTCGTCTACAACGTCTGCAACTGCGCATGGCCCTACCTGCAGAAGGCAGACGGCGCCTCCATCATCATCACCTCCTCCACCGTCGGCCTCCAGGGCAGCAACTCCCCTCAGGCCTGCCACGCTGCCTGCAAGGGCGCCTGCCTGTCCCTGGCCCGCCAGCTCGCCGCTGAGGGCGGCCCCTTCGGCATCCGCTGCAACTCCGTCACCCCGGGCCTGGTCTGGACCGAGGCCATGTCCAACATCCCCAAGGAGATGGCAAGCGGCCTGGTCGCAGCCCAGACCACCCAGCAGGCTGTCGACCCGATGGACATCGCCTACGCCTACCTGTTCCTGGCATCCGACGAGTCCCGCCAGATCACCGCTGCCAACATCCCCGTCGACGGCGGCTGCGCCGGCGCTGTGACCGGCGGCATGCAGGGCGAGATCGAGGTCTAA
- the tdr gene encoding tetrahydrodaidzein reductase, with translation MAQFDVEYDLVVVGGGASGKSAALIAAREGKRVVVLEKMPETGGLSMYAEGTAAFESSIQNELGTPRLSKYHFPTKQEGIEKFMGYSHQRANYDVVRAFVENSAETIDIYRDLGVVYKACDIAAEDDPNEVWTFHLPEGLGAHCQEVLLDAIQKLDVDIFTSTPAKELIIEEGAVVGVVAESDGEPLRVGGKAVILATGGMGSSPERIFKYSWFAPAAYNMNTLTPLQNVGDGLDLALSAGADPTYITTCPILAAGGRDMTMDSQVGGAGVNPGVWINKTGRRFAAESVAENIGDIGTYYGKQPGGVVWSILSQADIDRLVAEGSEIAIGEFVVYHKPMERLPIELEAHLESGLVKKAGSFEELAALIDVPVDTFVATMADYNEACEKGYDDAFMKKPQYLRPMVEGPFYAIPLATGTMGSAGGIRINGNMQVVDADYNAIPGLYAVGLDATGLYGDSYNMEVPGAANGFAHTSGRIAARHAISTM, from the coding sequence ATGGCACAATTCGATGTTGAGTATGATCTTGTTGTCGTTGGAGGAGGCGCCTCTGGAAAGTCTGCAGCGCTGATCGCCGCCCGTGAGGGCAAGCGCGTCGTGGTGCTCGAGAAGATGCCCGAGACCGGAGGCCTCTCCATGTACGCCGAAGGCACCGCTGCCTTCGAGTCCTCTATTCAGAACGAGCTCGGCACCCCGCGTCTTTCCAAGTACCACTTCCCGACCAAGCAGGAGGGCATCGAGAAGTTCATGGGCTACAGCCATCAGCGCGCGAACTACGACGTCGTCCGCGCTTTCGTTGAGAACTCCGCAGAGACCATCGACATCTACCGCGACCTCGGCGTCGTCTACAAGGCCTGCGACATCGCCGCAGAGGACGACCCCAACGAGGTCTGGACCTTCCATCTGCCCGAGGGCCTCGGCGCCCATTGCCAGGAAGTCCTGCTCGACGCCATCCAGAAGCTCGACGTCGACATCTTCACCTCCACCCCCGCCAAGGAGCTCATCATCGAGGAAGGCGCTGTCGTCGGTGTCGTCGCAGAGTCTGACGGCGAGCCCCTGCGCGTCGGCGGCAAGGCCGTTATCCTGGCAACCGGCGGCATGGGCTCCAGCCCGGAGCGCATCTTCAAGTACAGCTGGTTCGCCCCCGCTGCCTACAACATGAACACCCTCACCCCGCTGCAGAACGTCGGCGACGGCCTCGACCTCGCCCTCTCCGCGGGCGCAGACCCCACCTACATCACCACCTGCCCGATTCTCGCAGCAGGCGGCCGTGACATGACCATGGACTCCCAGGTCGGCGGCGCGGGCGTCAACCCCGGCGTGTGGATCAACAAGACCGGCAGGCGCTTCGCGGCCGAGTCCGTTGCCGAGAACATCGGCGACATCGGAACCTACTACGGCAAGCAGCCCGGCGGCGTGGTCTGGTCCATCCTCTCCCAGGCGGACATCGACCGTCTGGTGGCCGAGGGTTCCGAGATCGCGATCGGCGAGTTCGTCGTGTACCACAAGCCGATGGAGCGCCTCCCTATCGAGCTCGAGGCTCATCTCGAGTCCGGCCTGGTGAAGAAGGCTGGCAGCTTCGAGGAGCTCGCAGCCCTCATTGACGTGCCTGTAGACACCTTCGTCGCAACTATGGCCGACTACAACGAGGCATGCGAGAAGGGCTACGACGACGCCTTTATGAAGAAGCCCCAGTACCTCCGCCCGATGGTCGAGGGTCCCTTCTATGCCATCCCTCTGGCTACCGGCACCATGGGTTCTGCTGGCGGCATCCGCATTAACGGCAACATGCAGGTCGTCGACGCCGACTACAACGCCATTCCCGGTCTCTACGCGGTCGGTCTGGACGCCACGGGTCTCTACGGCGACTCCTACAACATGGAGGTTCCCGGCGCAGCAAACGGTTTCGCCCACACCTCCGGACGCATCGCCGCCCGCCACGCGATCTCCACTATGTAG
- a CDS encoding electron transfer flavoprotein subunit alpha/FixB family protein, with translation MSKVWILVADDMSAAHVADVASKSGAPYEALVFGDASRADAVAALGPASVTLYDTSATLAEALAPAIADRAAQEQPAAVLCSDDATARAIAGAIAVKLSAAVAAAVTSVSVSEGKTVVERLVADAAAVQVLETSGPAVCIVADGGDEADAGAAAEVATGSASALDSLTVLATNCDGCASNGLLTAEKVVGVGLGIGAKENLALVEELAAALGAEVACTLPLCDNYHWFEHDRVVGTSTQKISPRLYLTLGSSGAPQHMTGVRGAKVIVAVNNDSEASIFRECAYGIVGDVKEIIPVLTAAIKGA, from the coding sequence ATGAGCAAAGTTTGGATTCTGGTGGCCGATGACATGAGCGCCGCCCACGTGGCCGACGTCGCATCCAAGAGCGGCGCGCCCTACGAGGCTCTGGTCTTCGGCGACGCAAGCCGTGCAGACGCCGTTGCCGCGCTCGGCCCCGCATCGGTGACCCTGTACGATACCAGCGCCACTCTCGCCGAGGCGCTCGCCCCCGCGATTGCGGATAGGGCTGCCCAGGAGCAGCCCGCAGCGGTGCTCTGTTCGGACGACGCCACCGCCCGCGCCATCGCCGGCGCCATCGCCGTGAAGCTCTCCGCAGCGGTCGCCGCCGCGGTTACCAGCGTCAGCGTCTCAGAGGGCAAAACGGTCGTCGAGCGCCTTGTCGCCGATGCGGCTGCCGTGCAGGTCCTTGAGACATCCGGCCCCGCCGTCTGCATCGTTGCCGACGGCGGGGACGAGGCCGATGCAGGCGCGGCCGCTGAGGTTGCCACGGGGAGCGCTAGCGCGCTCGATTCTCTCACCGTGCTTGCCACTAACTGTGACGGGTGTGCCTCCAACGGCCTGCTGACCGCAGAGAAAGTCGTCGGCGTGGGACTGGGAATCGGAGCCAAGGAGAACCTCGCCCTGGTTGAGGAGCTCGCCGCAGCTCTCGGCGCCGAGGTCGCCTGCACGCTGCCCCTGTGCGACAACTACCACTGGTTCGAGCACGACCGCGTGGTCGGAACCTCCACCCAGAAAATCTCTCCTCGCCTGTACCTGACCCTCGGCTCCTCCGGGGCGCCCCAGCACATGACCGGCGTTCGCGGAGCCAAGGTCATCGTCGCCGTCAACAACGATTCGGAGGCTTCCATCTTCCGCGAGTGTGCGTATGGCATCGTAGGCGACGTGAAGGAGATAATCCCCGTCCTGACCGCAGCGATCAAAGGCGCCTAG
- a CDS encoding electron transfer flavoprotein beta-subunit, with amino-acid sequence MTTVAVFKWAMNPTDERVGADGAVKWLADRPEVGDDDHAAIQVALDAAGDGDVTGVTMDSGDVAFGAARGIETTVAVQGVDILAQPTELASALANAVKGVEGVDLVAIGDCIWQPMVPSLLAGLLGWPCINAVDAAKREGGKLVVTRRFGAGTQDIAVEGPAVLAVAARREEENKPGMRAVLVARKKPVERVGAQTEGAATFTVGGTHEPDAQPSKIFDGSDPQAAVDQLVAALKSEGVL; translated from the coding sequence ATGACCACTGTCGCAGTATTCAAATGGGCAATGAACCCCACAGACGAGCGGGTGGGTGCAGACGGAGCCGTCAAGTGGCTTGCCGATCGCCCCGAGGTGGGGGACGACGACCACGCCGCTATCCAGGTAGCGCTCGACGCTGCCGGAGATGGCGACGTGACGGGCGTCACGATGGACAGCGGCGACGTCGCCTTTGGCGCTGCCCGCGGCATCGAGACCACCGTGGCGGTCCAGGGCGTGGACATCCTCGCTCAGCCCACCGAGCTGGCCTCTGCGCTGGCAAACGCCGTCAAGGGTGTCGAGGGTGTCGACCTCGTGGCCATCGGTGACTGCATCTGGCAGCCCATGGTTCCGAGCTTGCTGGCCGGTCTGCTTGGCTGGCCCTGCATCAACGCAGTCGATGCAGCAAAGAGGGAGGGCGGCAAGCTCGTCGTGACCCGCCGCTTCGGCGCAGGCACCCAGGACATCGCCGTCGAGGGCCCCGCTGTCTTGGCCGTCGCAGCCCGCCGCGAGGAGGAGAACAAGCCCGGTATGCGAGCTGTCCTCGTAGCTAGGAAGAAGCCGGTTGAGAGGGTTGGCGCGCAGACCGAAGGCGCAGCTACCTTCACCGTGGGCGGGACCCACGAGCCCGATGCCCAGCCTTCGAAGATCTTTGACGGATCGGACCCGCAGGCAGCTGTCGACCAGCTCGTCGCTGCGCTCAAGTCCGAGGGGGTGCTGTAG
- the ddrc gene encoding dihydrodaizein racemase (ifcA), whose protein sequence is MKAQLNRIALRAADADKAVEDLNKLLGVTFYGPYDDEHMGLRVALPKSGGIEVMAPMHDHDAIGAYKALQTVGEGISGIAMRVDDFDAAKEHFASLGLTPAVEFNHGKFREMIFPPQPATHNLEIAVNEFPDANGAAIQVALDMGVDWTDVCDWDAK, encoded by the coding sequence ATCAAGGCACAGCTCAACCGCATCGCTTTGCGCGCTGCAGATGCCGACAAGGCAGTTGAGGACCTGAATAAGCTTCTGGGGGTGACATTCTACGGCCCCTACGACGACGAGCACATGGGTCTGCGCGTCGCACTGCCCAAGTCCGGCGGCATCGAGGTCATGGCACCCATGCACGACCACGACGCCATCGGCGCTTACAAGGCCCTGCAGACCGTAGGCGAGGGCATCAGCGGCATCGCCATGCGCGTCGACGACTTCGACGCCGCCAAGGAGCACTTCGCATCCCTGGGCCTGACCCCTGCCGTCGAGTTCAACCACGGCAAGTTCCGCGAGATGATCTTCCCCCCGCAGCCTGCCACCCACAACCTGGAGATCGCCGTCAACGAGTTCCCCGATGCAAATGGCGCTGCTATCCAGGTTGCCCTCGACATGGGCGTTGATTGGACTGACGTCTGCGACTGGGACGCAAAGTAA
- a CDS encoding response regulator transcription factor, producing MGSEEKGLPEGAEYLDPSSELLHDVHMTLRSEPFRVVVADDDFIFIEGIVALIREWGEFKLVGKAYTLEETYTACARYKPEAVMIGATFKGVSCAPTVRKMLDLNPDLRIFVLASMGESGHVLDALRAGASGFGSRDEMSSSRLRSLLWAQACGDIAFSGSLGTILQGALLGDSHVTSAESAIAEGIKMLGNREKRVLALLEEGLSNAEISKRLFLSEPTVKKTIGSIIHKLHVSNRTQAAVLAAKVGRSEYLGEADEG from the coding sequence ATGGGTTCTGAGGAAAAGGGCTTGCCTGAGGGCGCGGAGTATTTAGATCCGTCCTCTGAGCTTTTGCACGATGTCCACATGACGTTGCGCTCTGAGCCGTTCCGCGTGGTAGTCGCCGACGACGATTTCATCTTCATCGAGGGTATCGTCGCTCTCATACGCGAGTGGGGCGAGTTCAAGCTCGTCGGCAAGGCGTACACGCTCGAGGAGACCTATACCGCGTGCGCGAGGTATAAGCCGGAGGCAGTCATGATAGGTGCGACGTTCAAAGGGGTCAGCTGCGCTCCAACTGTGAGGAAGATGCTGGATCTCAACCCCGATCTGCGCATCTTCGTCTTGGCCTCGATGGGAGAGAGCGGCCACGTCCTCGATGCCCTGCGGGCCGGCGCGAGCGGATTCGGCTCGCGCGACGAGATGAGCTCGTCGCGCCTAAGGTCCCTCCTCTGGGCACAGGCCTGCGGCGACATCGCTTTTTCCGGCTCGCTGGGGACCATCCTCCAGGGCGCCTTGCTCGGAGACTCCCACGTGACAAGCGCGGAGTCTGCCATCGCAGAGGGCATCAAGATGCTCGGCAACCGCGAGAAGCGCGTCCTCGCACTGCTGGAAGAGGGCCTCTCAAACGCAGAGATCAGCAAGCGCCTCTTCTTGAGTGAGCCCACGGTGAAGAAGACCATCGGGAGCATCATCCACAAGCTCCACGTGAGCAACCGCACCCAAGCCGCAGTACTCGCGGCAAAGGTCGGGCGCAGCGAGTACCTTGGCGAGGCAGACGAGGGCTAG